The following are from one region of the Nicotiana tabacum cultivar K326 chromosome 3, ASM71507v2, whole genome shotgun sequence genome:
- the LOC107795025 gene encoding heptahelical transmembrane protein 4 isoform X1, whose translation MGKNKEKIEEKLTGCEDQKLFGSKEGKGKRLWKKVNYQLVEYHSLPAYLKDNEYILGHYRAEWPLKQALLSIFIIHNETLNVWTHLIGFFLFLALTIYTAIQVPKVVDLHSLQNLPDVLRKADLHKLQSEVLTCLPSLPHMPDLHRLRDGLLLSPSSWHILDLLTNCLPERFSLSNHTDVCVLQSVKEDVANIIAPLLVRPITRWPFYAFLGGAMFCLLASSTCHLLSCHSEHLSYIMLSLDYAGIAALISTSFYPPVYYSFMCYPFFCNLYLGFITLLGIATILGSLLPVFQTPEYRTIRASLFFGMGFSGAVPILHKLVLFWHQPEALHTTGYELLMGIFYGIGALVYAMRVPERWMPGKFDIAGHSHQLFHVLVVAGAYTHYHAGLVYLRWRDLQGC comes from the exons atgGGTAAGAACAAAGAGAAAATTGAAGAGAAATTGACTGGTTGTGAGGATCAAAAGTTGTTTGGTTCAAAGGAAGGGAAAGGGAAGAGATTATGGAAGAAGGTGAACTACCAACTGGTGGAGTACCATTCGTTGCCTGCCTATTTAAAGGACAACGAATATATTCTTGGCCATTACCGGGCCGAATGGCCATTGAAGCAGGCCTTACTCAGCATTTTCATTATTCACAATGAGACCCTCAATGTGTGGAC GCATTTGATAGGGTTCTTCCTCTTCCTTGCGCTGACCATTTATACTGCAATCCAAGTACCCAAGGTTGTAGATCTACATTCCTTACAGAATCTCCCTGATGTGCTGAGGAAGGCTGATCTACACAAATTACAATCAGAGGTTTTGACTTGTCTTCCTTCTTTGCCGCATATGCCTGATTTGCACAGACTTCGAGATGGTTTGCTACTATCCCCCTCTAGTTGGCATATTCTTGATCTCCTGACTAACTGTCTACCTGAGCGTTTTTCCCTCAGCAACCATACGGATGTCTGCGTACTG CAGAGTGTAAAGGAAGATGTGGCAAATATAATAGCACCATTGCTGGTGAGACCAATAACACGCTGGCCATTCTATGCCTTCCTTGGTGGGGCCATGTTTTGCTTGTTAGCAAGCAGCACATGTCATTTACTTTCTTGCCATTCAGAGCATTTATCATACATCATGCTGAGTCTCGACTATGCTGGTATCGCTGCCCTGATATCAACTTCATTTTACCCTCCCGTCTATTATTCCTTCATGTGTTACCCCTTCTTTTGCAACCTGTACCTGGGATTTATTACCCTCCTGGGAATTGCCACCATCTTGGGTTCCCTCCTTCCTGTGTTCCAGACCCCAGAATATCGAACCATTCGAGCATCTCTATTTTTTGGAATGGGCTTTTCAGGCGCTGTACCAATTCTGCACAAGCTGGTTTTATTTTGGCACCAACCCGAGGCGCTTCACACAACTGGATATGAACTTTTGATGGGCATATTTTATGGCATTGGAGCACTGGTATATGCCATGAGAGTTCCAGAAAGATGGATGCCCGGGAAGTTTGATATCGCTGGCCACAGCCACCAACTATTTCATGTACTTGTTGTGGCAGGGGCTTATACTCATTACCATGCAGGGTTGGTTTATCTCCGGTGGCGGGACCTGCAAGGATGCTAA
- the LOC107795025 gene encoding heptahelical transmembrane protein 4 isoform X2, producing the protein MGKNKEKIEEKLTGCEDQKLFGSKEGKGKRLWKKVNYQLVEYHSLPAYLKDNEYILGHYRAEWPLKQALLSIFIIHNETLNVWTHLIGFFLFLALTIYTAIQVPKVVDLHSLQNLPDVLRKADLHKLQSEVLTCLPSLPHMPDLHRLRDGLLLSPSSWHILDLLTNCLPERFSLSNHTDVCVLSVKEDVANIIAPLLVRPITRWPFYAFLGGAMFCLLASSTCHLLSCHSEHLSYIMLSLDYAGIAALISTSFYPPVYYSFMCYPFFCNLYLGFITLLGIATILGSLLPVFQTPEYRTIRASLFFGMGFSGAVPILHKLVLFWHQPEALHTTGYELLMGIFYGIGALVYAMRVPERWMPGKFDIAGHSHQLFHVLVVAGAYTHYHAGLVYLRWRDLQGC; encoded by the exons atgGGTAAGAACAAAGAGAAAATTGAAGAGAAATTGACTGGTTGTGAGGATCAAAAGTTGTTTGGTTCAAAGGAAGGGAAAGGGAAGAGATTATGGAAGAAGGTGAACTACCAACTGGTGGAGTACCATTCGTTGCCTGCCTATTTAAAGGACAACGAATATATTCTTGGCCATTACCGGGCCGAATGGCCATTGAAGCAGGCCTTACTCAGCATTTTCATTATTCACAATGAGACCCTCAATGTGTGGAC GCATTTGATAGGGTTCTTCCTCTTCCTTGCGCTGACCATTTATACTGCAATCCAAGTACCCAAGGTTGTAGATCTACATTCCTTACAGAATCTCCCTGATGTGCTGAGGAAGGCTGATCTACACAAATTACAATCAGAGGTTTTGACTTGTCTTCCTTCTTTGCCGCATATGCCTGATTTGCACAGACTTCGAGATGGTTTGCTACTATCCCCCTCTAGTTGGCATATTCTTGATCTCCTGACTAACTGTCTACCTGAGCGTTTTTCCCTCAGCAACCATACGGATGTCTGCGTACTG AGTGTAAAGGAAGATGTGGCAAATATAATAGCACCATTGCTGGTGAGACCAATAACACGCTGGCCATTCTATGCCTTCCTTGGTGGGGCCATGTTTTGCTTGTTAGCAAGCAGCACATGTCATTTACTTTCTTGCCATTCAGAGCATTTATCATACATCATGCTGAGTCTCGACTATGCTGGTATCGCTGCCCTGATATCAACTTCATTTTACCCTCCCGTCTATTATTCCTTCATGTGTTACCCCTTCTTTTGCAACCTGTACCTGGGATTTATTACCCTCCTGGGAATTGCCACCATCTTGGGTTCCCTCCTTCCTGTGTTCCAGACCCCAGAATATCGAACCATTCGAGCATCTCTATTTTTTGGAATGGGCTTTTCAGGCGCTGTACCAATTCTGCACAAGCTGGTTTTATTTTGGCACCAACCCGAGGCGCTTCACACAACTGGATATGAACTTTTGATGGGCATATTTTATGGCATTGGAGCACTGGTATATGCCATGAGAGTTCCAGAAAGATGGATGCCCGGGAAGTTTGATATCGCTGGCCACAGCCACCAACTATTTCATGTACTTGTTGTGGCAGGGGCTTATACTCATTACCATGCAGGGTTGGTTTATCTCCGGTGGCGGGACCTGCAAGGATGCTAA
- the LOC107795026 gene encoding uncharacterized protein LOC107795026, giving the protein MDKLSKYAHFLSLKHPYTTLDVAQLFMDNVFGLHGLPQSIVSDRDAIFLYRPKKWCKWLPLAGWWYNTSYHSAAKSTPYEILYGQTPPSLVPYMPFDSQLDSVDRSLHARESTLRTLKSLLAQAQQRMKVKADKGRFERTLAMGDWCTKIHPTFHVSQLNKRVNSAYVSRIILAQVTDHGVVLLVPEAVRERRLVPRNGRLVAQVLVKWLNAAEEDIL; this is encoded by the exons ATGGACAAACTGAGCAAATATGCCCATTTCCTCAGCTTGAAACATCCTTATACAACTTTAGATGTGGCCCAACTTTTTATGGATAATGTGTTTGGGTTGCATGGGTTACCTCAGTCAATCGTCTCTGATAGGGATGCTATCTTTCTCT ATAGACCAAAAAAGTGGTGCAAATGGTTGCCCTTGGCGGGATGGTGGTATAACACCTCTTATCACTCAGCTGCAAAATCAACTCCTTATGAGATCCTCTATGGACAGACACCTCCTTCCTTGGTTCCATATATGCCATTTGATTCTCAACTTGACTCGGTGGACAGAAGTTTGCATGCTAGGGAATCCACTCTCAGAACTTTAAAGTCTCTTTTGGCTCAAGCTCAACAAAGGATGAAAGTTAAAGCTGACAAGGGTAGGTTCGAGAGAACACTAGCGATGGGTGACTGGT GCACTAAAATTCACCCCACATTCCATGTTTCTCAATTAAATAAGAGAGTTAATTCAGCTTACGTGTCGCGCATTATCCTTGCTCAAGTTACTGATCATGGTGTTGTACTACTAGTTCCTGAAGCAGTACGAGAAAGAAGGTTGGTTCCTCGCAATGGCAGACTTGTAGCCCAAGTACTTGTGAAATGGTTGAATGCAGCTGAGGAGGATATACTCTGA